Proteins co-encoded in one Haloarcula pelagica genomic window:
- a CDS encoding matrixin family metalloprotease: protein MNSAVASAVLALVVLTAGCSGVGDLQQSGLVGDAEHPLAGETVTVVVDGTPRERAVTAAAAQYWNGAGQQYVEFNVTLDVVAGDGSERDPDVVVTYTESVTDCGDDEFSAGCAPRPNASTGLERPADIEVQRGLSNESTLLVAKHEFGHLLGLRHDDEPQSVMYHERDLWTRDRPNASERALPWDDPALTVAVRNGSLPAEDRVAYRQEVQYALAYFDEGADGAVPSNLSLQFVADPSAADIVVTPVTDSACRDTRGSCSTVQGTDPDEDGAIETYRRVEIETQGVDTDAVSWHVARQLAQAVGVAGDELPAALTTRDPEQRRGQWHG from the coding sequence ATGAACAGCGCAGTCGCGAGTGCGGTCCTGGCGCTCGTCGTCCTGACGGCCGGCTGTAGCGGTGTGGGCGACCTCCAGCAGTCGGGGCTGGTCGGCGACGCCGAGCACCCCCTCGCCGGGGAGACGGTCACCGTCGTCGTCGACGGGACACCGCGCGAGCGGGCGGTGACCGCCGCTGCGGCCCAGTACTGGAACGGGGCCGGCCAGCAGTACGTCGAGTTCAACGTCACACTCGACGTGGTCGCGGGCGACGGGAGCGAGCGGGACCCCGACGTGGTCGTCACGTACACGGAGTCGGTGACCGACTGCGGTGACGACGAGTTCTCGGCCGGGTGCGCCCCGCGGCCCAACGCGTCGACGGGACTCGAACGGCCCGCGGACATCGAGGTCCAGCGCGGCCTCTCGAACGAGTCGACGCTGCTGGTCGCGAAACACGAGTTCGGCCACCTGCTCGGGCTCCGCCACGACGACGAGCCCCAGTCGGTGATGTACCACGAACGCGACCTCTGGACCCGGGACCGACCGAACGCCAGCGAGCGCGCGCTCCCCTGGGACGACCCCGCACTCACCGTCGCCGTCCGGAACGGCTCGCTACCGGCCGAGGACCGCGTCGCCTACCGGCAAGAGGTCCAGTACGCGCTCGCGTACTTCGACGAGGGGGCCGACGGGGCGGTCCCTTCGAACCTCTCGCTCCAGTTCGTGGCGGACCCGTCGGCGGCCGACATCGTCGTCACGCCGGTCACGGACTCCGCGTGCCGGGACACGCGGGGATCGTGTTCGACGGTTCAGGGAACCGATCCCGACGAGGACGGCGCCATCGAGACGTACAGACGCGTCGAGATCGAGACACAGGGTGTCGATACTGACGCGGTCAGCTGGCACGTAGCCCGGCAGCTCGCACAGGCGGTCGGCGTCGCTGGCGACGAATTGCCCGCCGCACTGACGACCCGCGATCCCGAACAGCGCCGCGGACAGTGGCACGGGTAG